A part of Pseudomonadota bacterium genomic DNA contains:
- a CDS encoding DUF445 domain-containing protein yields MNLAQTEPDKIRRLNAMKRLATGLLVLMAAVFVVTHKAQENFAWLAYVSAFAEAAMIGALADWFAVTALFRHPMGIPIPHTAIIARRKDEIGENLAAFVRDNFLVEDALQPRMKGMDFAKRVGGWMSQADNARRLAGDAGAFARWFLDVFDSTALRHFLRENLQLTMRQIQITPLIGRSLDLLTAGDHHQELMNALTAVARRQLEQNKDRIRARIKKRSPWWLPKFVDQEIYDKLVTEFEDLLERVGDDSENETRRNFDREVSRFLDALKNDPEVIARGERLKDELLNNPEIQQYFFDIWNEISVYLSRESADPNSRIRRKIEAGIMQFGEALLHSPEMQRQVNDWISDVVLYVVGHYRHEISAVISETVKRWDAEATSRRIEVQIGRDLQFIRINGTLVGGMVGLTIHTVIQIFA; encoded by the coding sequence ATGAATCTCGCCCAGACGGAACCAGACAAGATCCGCAGACTCAATGCGATGAAACGCCTGGCGACAGGGTTGTTGGTGTTGATGGCGGCTGTATTTGTGGTGACCCACAAGGCCCAGGAAAATTTCGCCTGGCTAGCCTATGTAAGCGCATTCGCCGAGGCGGCGATGATCGGCGCGCTGGCAGACTGGTTTGCGGTAACTGCATTGTTTCGACACCCGATGGGCATTCCCATTCCCCATACCGCGATTATTGCCCGGCGAAAAGACGAGATCGGAGAAAACCTGGCCGCTTTCGTACGCGATAATTTTCTGGTCGAAGACGCCTTGCAGCCCAGGATGAAGGGTATGGACTTTGCGAAGAGAGTCGGTGGCTGGATGAGCCAGGCAGACAATGCGCGCCGACTCGCTGGCGACGCCGGCGCTTTTGCACGCTGGTTTCTGGACGTATTCGACAGCACGGCATTAAGACACTTCCTCAGAGAAAACCTCCAGTTGACGATGCGCCAGATTCAGATTACGCCGCTGATTGGGCGATCGCTGGACTTGCTGACCGCCGGCGATCACCACCAGGAGTTAATGAACGCGCTGACTGCGGTAGCACGACGGCAACTGGAGCAGAATAAGGACAGGATCCGCGCAAGAATCAAGAAACGCAGTCCGTGGTGGTTGCCAAAATTTGTCGATCAGGAGATCTATGACAAACTGGTCACCGAGTTTGAGGATTTACTCGAACGGGTTGGCGACGATTCGGAGAATGAAACCCGGCGGAATTTCGACCGCGAGGTGAGCAGGTTTCTGGATGCGCTGAAAAATGACCCCGAAGTAATCGCGAGGGGCGAACGGCTGAAGGATGAATTGCTCAACAACCCGGAGATCCAGCAGTATTTTTTCGATATCTGGAATGAAATCAGTGTTTATCTTTCGCGCGAGTCGGCAGATCCGAATTCCCGCATAAGGAGAAAAATAGAAGCGGGTATCATGCAGTTCGGCGAGGCGTTACTGCATAGCCCGGAAATGCAGAGGCAGGTCAACGACTGGATCAGCGATGTAGTTTTGTATGTGGTCGGCCATTATCGCCACGAGATATCGGCGGTGATCAGCGAGACCGTCAAACGCTGGGATGCCGAGGCGACCTCGCGACGCATCGAGGTTCAGATTGGCCGGGATCTGCAGTTTATTCGCATCAACGGGACACTGGTCGGCGGGATGGTCGGGCTGACGATACACACGGTAATTCAGATATTCGCCTAG
- the hemE gene encoding uroporphyrinogen decarboxylase: MSALKNDLLLRALLRKPVKRTPVWFMRQAGRYLPEYREIRKAAGGFMDLCRNPELACKVTVQPLRRFPLDAAILFSDILTVPDAMGLGLYFEAGEGPRFERPVQTAADIKKLAIPDPEQDLGYVMQAIRVIREELDGQVPLIGFAGSPWTVATYAVEGGSSKNFPRIKCMLYEQPAMLHKLMEKLTSATIDYLNAQINAGVQAVMVFDTWGGMLSPAAYREFSLRYMRRICENLVREKDGNTIPVILFTKGAGSRLADMVDTGCDALGVDWTTDLADARQLTGDQVALQGNLDPSILYAGPAAIRKEVEKVLASYGHGPGHVFNLGHGIHPEVDPANVAAMVSAVHDLSPAWHKEAATR, encoded by the coding sequence ATGAGCGCATTGAAAAATGACTTGTTGTTGAGAGCCTTGCTGAGGAAGCCGGTGAAGCGGACCCCCGTCTGGTTTATGCGCCAGGCGGGTCGTTATTTGCCGGAGTACCGGGAGATCAGGAAGGCGGCCGGCGGATTCATGGATTTGTGCCGGAACCCCGAGCTCGCCTGCAAGGTTACCGTGCAGCCGCTGCGCCGATTTCCGCTGGATGCGGCAATCTTGTTTTCGGATATATTGACGGTACCGGACGCGATGGGCCTTGGTTTGTATTTTGAGGCTGGTGAAGGCCCCAGGTTCGAACGGCCCGTGCAGACAGCGGCCGATATCAAGAAACTTGCGATCCCGGACCCGGAACAAGACCTCGGCTACGTGATGCAGGCCATCCGGGTTATTCGCGAAGAGCTCGATGGCCAGGTCCCGTTGATCGGCTTTGCCGGCAGTCCGTGGACGGTTGCGACCTACGCGGTTGAGGGCGGGAGCAGCAAGAACTTTCCCCGCATCAAGTGCATGCTTTACGAGCAACCCGCGATGCTGCACAAATTGATGGAAAAACTGACCAGCGCCACGATCGATTACCTGAACGCACAAATCAATGCCGGCGTTCAGGCCGTCATGGTCTTCGATACTTGGGGAGGCATGTTGAGCCCCGCCGCATACCGGGAATTCTCACTGCGCTACATGCGGCGGATATGTGAAAACCTGGTGCGCGAAAAAGACGGCAATACCATCCCGGTAATTCTTTTCACCAAAGGCGCCGGCAGCCGCCTGGCCGATATGGTGGATACTGGTTGTGACGCACTGGGCGTCGACTGGACCACGGATCTTGCCGACGCCCGCCAACTGACCGGCGACCAGGTCGCCCTGCAAGGCAACCTGGATCCGTCGATTCTTTATGCGGGCCCGGCAGCGATCCGCAAGGAAGTTGAAAAAGTGCTTGCCAGCTATGGCCATGGACCGGGCCATGTTTTTAATCTCGGTCATGGGATTCACCCCGAAGTAGACCCGGCTAATGTGGCGGCGATGGTCAGCGCCGTCCATGATCTGAGCCCGGCATGGCACAAGGAGGCCGCCACCCGATAA
- the pyrF gene encoding orotidine-5'-phosphate decarboxylase, with protein sequence MDDGILPEQRLIFAMDVADAGRARSLAIELGDSVKFYKLGLELMMAGGYFELLDWLVARDKQVFVDLKFFDVPATVAAAVRRLNNRGITFATVHGNQSIMEAAAEAKEDVKILGVTVLTSLDRGDLDDLGFACDVEDLVLSRARRALEAGCDGVVSSGLEAPRLREFIDQRLLVIVPGIRPLDNRPVDDQKRVVSVEQAFANGADYIVIGRPIRDADSPRAAAERIQENIANHFGTAKQGLVR encoded by the coding sequence ATGGATGACGGAATTCTCCCCGAACAGCGGCTGATATTCGCGATGGATGTTGCCGACGCCGGGCGGGCACGCTCCCTGGCAATCGAATTGGGCGACTCGGTGAAGTTTTACAAGCTCGGTCTCGAGCTGATGATGGCGGGCGGATATTTCGAGTTGCTGGACTGGCTGGTGGCGCGGGACAAACAGGTTTTCGTCGATCTCAAGTTTTTTGACGTCCCGGCAACGGTGGCCGCAGCGGTCCGGCGATTAAACAACCGAGGCATCACTTTTGCCACGGTACATGGGAACCAGTCGATCATGGAGGCCGCGGCTGAGGCCAAGGAAGATGTCAAAATCCTTGGCGTCACGGTGTTGACCAGTCTTGATCGCGGCGACCTGGATGACCTGGGATTCGCATGCGATGTTGAGGACCTGGTGCTATCGAGGGCGCGCAGAGCCCTTGAGGCTGGCTGTGATGGCGTGGTTTCATCAGGCCTCGAGGCGCCACGGCTGAGAGAATTCATCGACCAACGGCTGTTGGTTATCGTTCCAGGCATTCGTCCACTCGACAATCGTCCGGTCGACGATCAGAAACGGGTGGTCAGTGTGGAACAGGCTTTCGCCAACGGTGCGGACTACATCGTTATCGGCCGCCCGATACGCGATGCGGACAGCCCGCGGGCCGCTGCCGAGCGCATCCAGGAAAACATCGCCAATCATTTCGGGACGGCGAAACAGGGTTTGGTTCGATGA
- a CDS encoding deoxyguanosinetriphosphate triphosphohydrolase, protein MPSLASGSGLAPWAAHDDRSRGRVYPEPPAHPRSEFQRDRDRIIHCGAFRRLMYKTQVFVNHEGDMYRTRLTHSLEVSQIGRSVAVALGLNEYLTEAICLAHDLGHTPFGHAGQEALNDCMRDYGGFEHNLQSLRVVDKLEEKYAEFRGLNLCFETREGILKHCSRGNARELGELGERFLNRQQPGLEAQLANFADEIAYNNHDVDDGLRAGMISIEQLCKLEMFNNCYREVVAKYPALVGRTVIHETVRCMINHVVSDLIENTRKELDRVSPASIDDVRRHGKSILDMSESVGKAHRELKRFLRQTLYSHERVRRMTDKADRIMRSLFSCYMSRPDLLSERLGSDSEGAVEETRARAVADYIAGMTDRFALSEYQRLIEPGDDR, encoded by the coding sequence ATGCCGAGCCTGGCTTCCGGGTCTGGTCTCGCGCCCTGGGCTGCGCATGATGACCGGAGCCGCGGCCGTGTCTATCCGGAACCGCCAGCCCATCCACGCTCGGAATTTCAGCGTGACCGCGACCGCATAATTCACTGCGGCGCTTTCCGGCGCCTGATGTACAAGACCCAGGTTTTCGTCAATCACGAAGGCGATATGTACCGCACGCGCCTGACGCATTCACTGGAAGTGTCCCAGATTGGCCGCTCCGTTGCCGTTGCGCTGGGGCTCAATGAATATCTGACCGAGGCGATATGCCTGGCACACGACCTGGGCCACACTCCGTTTGGCCACGCCGGACAGGAGGCGTTGAATGATTGTATGCGGGACTACGGCGGGTTCGAGCACAACCTGCAATCGCTGCGCGTCGTGGACAAGCTGGAAGAAAAATACGCCGAGTTTCGCGGGCTGAACCTGTGCTTTGAAACCCGGGAAGGAATTCTGAAACACTGTTCCAGGGGCAACGCGCGGGAGCTCGGCGAACTGGGCGAGCGATTTCTCAACCGGCAGCAGCCTGGCCTTGAGGCGCAGCTGGCCAATTTCGCGGACGAAATTGCTTATAACAATCACGATGTCGATGACGGGTTGCGGGCCGGTATGATCAGTATCGAGCAGTTGTGCAAGCTCGAAATGTTCAATAACTGTTATCGGGAAGTGGTGGCAAAGTATCCTGCACTGGTCGGGAGAACGGTAATTCACGAAACGGTCCGCTGCATGATCAACCATGTGGTGAGTGACCTGATAGAAAACACCCGCAAGGAACTCGATCGTGTGTCGCCGGCGTCTATAGATGATGTTCGCCGGCACGGTAAATCGATTCTGGATATGAGCGAGTCGGTCGGCAAGGCCCATCGCGAATTGAAACGCTTTTTGCGTCAGACACTTTACAGCCATGAACGGGTGAGGCGGATGACCGACAAGGCGGATCGAATCATGCGCAGCCTGTTTTCCTGCTACATGTCGCGTCCGGATTTACTGTCCGAGCGGCTTGGGTCCGATAGCGAAGGCGCTGTGGAGGAGACACGGGCGCGAGCCGTCGCCGACTATATCGCCGGTATGACGGACAGGTTTGCCCTCAGTGAATACCAGCGGCTGATTGAGCCGGGAGATGATCGATGA